From the genome of Bacteroides sp. MSB163, one region includes:
- a CDS encoding glycosyltransferase, which produces MEQVLLILDWILYVLFAINVLYLLIYSLASLKRKPDKPVSVKEYKRFALLIAAYREDAVITDTVQACLAQKYPNDKYDIVVISDHMQPSTNEKLRTLPIRLLQVDFEKSTNTKSLKTALEYLGENSYDVALIIDADNIINSSYLSEVNNAFADPKVQVVQTHRVAKNLNTDMAYLDAISEEINNSIFRLGHVNLGMSAALIGSGMAFEYSLFYKAMMSNTSVGGFDRVLEMKLLYHRIFFHYLPDTYVLDEKIQKTKNFYQQRRRWLSAQYYSFGEFVHHLLPAIRERKWDFCDKLFQQASFSRVLLLGFTFIFSVCFSIWFPMLACKWWVIFGLLLLALVVAIPRHFWKWRLVRAVCFIPYSFLLMFLNLFRLKEANKRFIHTTHGVE; this is translated from the coding sequence TTGGAACAGGTACTGCTTATACTCGATTGGATCTTATACGTTTTGTTTGCTATAAACGTATTGTATTTATTAATTTATAGTTTGGCGTCACTTAAGCGTAAACCCGATAAACCGGTATCGGTTAAGGAATATAAACGGTTTGCTTTACTAATAGCGGCATATAGAGAAGATGCAGTTATTACGGATACGGTACAGGCTTGTCTGGCGCAAAAATATCCAAATGATAAATATGATATTGTTGTGATTTCGGATCACATGCAACCTTCGACAAATGAGAAATTGCGTACATTACCTATTAGACTACTTCAAGTCGATTTTGAGAAAAGTACCAATACGAAATCTCTGAAAACTGCTCTTGAATATCTAGGGGAGAATTCATATGATGTTGCTTTGATTATCGATGCAGACAATATTATTAACTCTTCGTATCTTTCTGAGGTAAATAATGCGTTTGCAGATCCGAAAGTGCAAGTTGTACAGACTCATCGTGTAGCAAAGAATTTGAATACGGATATGGCTTATTTGGATGCCATTAGTGAGGAAATAAATAATTCAATATTCCGTCTGGGGCATGTCAATTTAGGAATGTCAGCAGCCCTGATAGGTTCCGGTATGGCTTTTGAGTATTCTTTATTCTATAAAGCGATGATGAGTAATACTTCAGTTGGAGGCTTCGACAGAGTTTTGGAAATGAAATTGCTTTATCATCGTATTTTCTTTCATTACTTGCCAGATACTTATGTGCTCGATGAGAAAATACAGAAGACTAAGAATTTCTATCAACAGAGGAGACGTTGGTTGTCTGCGCAATACTATAGCTTCGGTGAGTTTGTTCATCATTTGCTTCCAGCTATCCGTGAACGGAAATGGGATTTTTGTGATAAGTTATTTCAGCAAGCTTCGTTCTCACGGGTCTTATTGTTAGGCTTTACTTTTATTTTTTCTGTGTGTTTTTCAATATGGTTTCCGATGTTAGCATGTAAGTGGTGGGTGATATTCGGATTGTTGTTATTGGCATTAGTGGTTGCTATTCCTCGTCATTTTTGGAAATGGCGATTAGTTAGGGCGGTATGTTTTATCCCCTATTCGTTTCTATTGATGTTTTTAAATTTGTTTCGGTTGAAGGAGGCTAATAAGAGGTTCATTCATACAACGCATGGAGTGGAATGA
- a CDS encoding glycosyltransferase family 2 protein: MHKVTIGIPIYNGGNLLECSLLSALNQTYPYIEYLFIDDKGDSMDIVHRIVAEHERAESVRIIDQRYNRGTGAARNAIIENATGDYLFTMDCDDVITTDCIEILCNKMQEYPVDFVAASFLRRDLVGTVAPGCSYPDIIIEGGENPVAEYRYGQGKEIFVAIWNKLYKMDFLRQNHIRCISYHLNEDPWFTYQVMMYARSCQLISVCTLYYTINPTSITGLIAAEGYSERTARQYVEIEKLKAELVSSYAAKSFYVGALVDIIWMGTYFAYRVLSSRQLAKNIKREFAMSLLRRKFVFPEKCSINKMFIKYLMLYVFWGLPVWLKYHLLSLAVLANLKNRIRRWIHF; this comes from the coding sequence ATGCATAAGGTAACTATTGGAATTCCTATTTATAATGGAGGAAATTTATTAGAGTGTTCATTATTGTCTGCACTCAATCAAACGTATCCATATATTGAGTATCTGTTTATTGATGATAAGGGAGATAGTATGGATATCGTTCATCGGATTGTTGCGGAACACGAACGGGCTGAGTCTGTTCGGATTATTGATCAAAGGTATAATCGTGGTACAGGTGCTGCTCGAAATGCAATTATCGAAAATGCAACGGGTGATTATTTATTTACGATGGATTGTGATGACGTAATTACTACTGATTGCATCGAAATACTCTGCAATAAGATGCAGGAGTATCCTGTTGATTTTGTAGCGGCCTCTTTTCTTCGAAGAGATTTGGTTGGAACAGTAGCCCCAGGATGCTCATACCCCGATATAATAATTGAGGGTGGAGAAAATCCTGTCGCAGAATACCGTTATGGGCAAGGTAAGGAGATATTTGTCGCTATTTGGAATAAATTATATAAGATGGACTTTTTGCGTCAAAATCACATTCGATGTATATCGTATCATTTGAATGAAGATCCTTGGTTTACATATCAAGTAATGATGTATGCTCGTTCTTGTCAGCTGATATCTGTTTGTACACTTTATTATACTATAAATCCAACATCGATAACAGGGTTGATTGCTGCTGAAGGGTATTCTGAACGTACTGCTCGGCAGTATGTGGAGATCGAGAAGTTGAAGGCTGAACTTGTTTCTTCGTATGCAGCAAAATCTTTTTACGTAGGAGCATTAGTTGATATTATTTGGATGGGTACTTATTTTGCTTATAGAGTGCTATCTTCTAGACAGTTGGCTAAGAATATAAAGAGAGAGTTTGCCATGTCTCTATTGCGACGTAAATTTGTTTTTCCGGAAAAGTGCTCAATAAATAAAATGTTTATTAAGTATCTAATGCTCTATGTTTTTTGGGGATTACCTGTATGGTTAAAGTATCATCTACTTTCTTTAGCAGTTTTGGCTAATTTGAAAAATAGGATACGACGCTGGATTCATTTTTAA
- a CDS encoding N-acetylmuramoyl-L-alanine amidase, with amino-acid sequence MRRINLIVIHCSATREDRPFTEQDLETAHRLRGFDGIGYHFYVRRNGDIKSTRSVGRVGAHARGHNANSIGICYEGGLDCHGLAKDTRTEWQKHSLRVLVRALKMDYPEARVVGHRDLSPDINGNGEVEPIEWTKECPCFKVREEGW; translated from the coding sequence GTGAGAAGGATCAATTTAATTGTGATCCATTGCAGCGCCACGCGCGAGGACCGCCCCTTTACCGAACAGGACTTGGAAACCGCTCACCGCCTTCGCGGTTTTGATGGCATAGGCTATCATTTCTACGTTCGCCGTAACGGTGATATCAAGTCCACACGCTCGGTCGGGAGGGTCGGTGCCCACGCGCGTGGGCACAATGCAAATTCAATTGGAATTTGTTATGAGGGTGGACTGGATTGCCACGGGTTGGCGAAGGATACGCGGACGGAATGGCAGAAACATTCACTACGGGTACTGGTACGGGCTTTGAAGATGGACTATCCGGAAGCAAGGGTTGTGGGGCATCGGGATCTGAGTCCGGATATAAATGGAAATGGCGAGGTGGAGCCGATAGAGTGGACAAAAGAGTGTCCGTGCTTCAAGGTGAGGGAAGAGGGGTGGTGA
- a CDS encoding smalltalk protein, with translation MKKTTWDKILKVIIAVASAVIGAFSANAMNL, from the coding sequence ATGAAAAAAACGACTTGGGACAAGATTTTGAAAGTAATCATCGCAGTGGCTTCGGCCGTAATCGGCGCTTTTAGCGCAAATGCGATGAACCTGTGA
- a CDS encoding DNA-binding protein has protein sequence MSKALVVRTQRHKKIGDAKSPMVYTLKRKPKDAKIFDLERIAQDIEALGGMSAEDVVHVGRAIVRQMRQTMTDGNSVRLDGFGIFHTTFKCRATEVAKDCTVKNIERVNIRFKVANTLRLANDSIATTKGGPNNIVFELVTEDSSSSTGGGSSSGGNGEGGGGLDENPLG, from the coding sequence ATGTCAAAAGCTTTAGTAGTGCGCACACAACGCCACAAGAAAATCGGCGACGCGAAATCACCGATGGTTTACACTCTGAAACGCAAACCGAAAGACGCCAAGATCTTCGACCTTGAACGCATCGCCCAAGACATTGAAGCCTTGGGCGGAATGTCGGCCGAAGATGTGGTGCACGTCGGCAGAGCGATCGTCCGCCAAATGCGCCAGACGATGACCGACGGTAACAGTGTCCGTCTGGACGGTTTCGGGATTTTCCACACCACCTTTAAATGTCGTGCCACCGAAGTGGCAAAGGACTGTACGGTGAAGAATATCGAACGTGTCAATATCCGTTTCAAGGTAGCAAACACCTTGCGACTGGCAAACGACAGCATTGCCACCACCAAGGGAGGACCGAACAACATCGTCTTCGAACTGGTGACGGAAGACAGCAGTTCGTCCACCGGTGGCGGTTCCTCTTCCGGCGGCAACGGAGAAGGCGGCGGAGGTCTGGATGAGAATCCGCTGGGATAG
- a CDS encoding DUF4248 domain-containing protein: MMKTDDSILEVCFLIRSYGKGELAMCYIHGVTQQAAVNRFNTWIRKAPGLEQRLLEMGMSRTGRNYTPAQVQTIVNVFGEP; this comes from the coding sequence ATGATGAAAACTGATGATTCTATCTTAGAAGTCTGCTTCCTGATACGCAGCTACGGGAAAGGCGAACTGGCCATGTGCTACATTCACGGAGTGACCCAACAGGCAGCAGTCAACCGCTTCAACACCTGGATACGCAAAGCGCCCGGACTGGAACAACGCCTGCTGGAAATGGGAATGAGCCGCACGGGCAGGAACTACACTCCCGCCCAGGTGCAAACCATAGTCAATGTTTTCGGGGAGCCTTAG
- a CDS encoding DnaB-like helicase C-terminal domain-containing protein: protein MRNFHQHGINTHGRTSGKVKTICPQCNDTRGHKGNKSLSIDLDKGVCYCHHCGYKLYVPDDAEERERQLRKENYNRARKLPSHFRRPVFDPKRTTLSEKLEQYWTQERCLAQHLLADLRITEERVRLPESNEEENCLCFNYFEGGTLINTKYRSGRKHFMMVKGAELIPYNIDAILDTPECIATEGEFDAAAFMTAGRKDVISVPASAQSNLNWMDRFVESHFEPKKLIYIAVDEDSSGRLLSQELVRRLGSDRCRLVHFGPECKDANEHLIKYGAESLLITLEQAEEIPLEGVFTAEDRQEPLRTLFENGLQRGAETGWANLDENCTFETGRLAVWTGRTGEGKSEFIDELVLRLCLRHEWKIGFFSPENMPMEYHLAKLAEKLTGHPFRPGPGMTEALYNRTTRWLTDNVTHILPDSGSYTVDCILEKARQLVRRRGVRILVVDPLNRIDQQLEPGQTELQYITSLLNKLSRFALQHKCLVILVAHPRKVNRNTTNGELRRVEMNDINGSANFGNMADFCFTVDRNDAKEIVTIYIDKVRFKHLGSANTCAKFVYNRINGRYWPCEEDIVHRADGDKPGPVNTVFDNENWLKNITEESCLFD, encoded by the coding sequence ATGAGAAATTTCCATCAGCACGGCATCAACACCCATGGCCGCACCAGCGGAAAAGTCAAGACCATCTGCCCCCAGTGCAACGACACCCGCGGACACAAAGGCAACAAATCCCTCTCTATCGACCTGGACAAGGGCGTGTGCTACTGCCACCACTGCGGCTACAAGCTCTACGTACCCGACGATGCCGAAGAACGGGAACGCCAGCTGCGAAAAGAGAATTACAATCGTGCCCGCAAGCTCCCCTCCCACTTCCGCCGCCCCGTCTTCGACCCCAAGCGCACGACCCTCAGCGAGAAGCTGGAACAATACTGGACGCAGGAACGCTGCCTGGCGCAACACCTGCTGGCCGACCTGCGCATCACCGAAGAACGGGTGAGGCTGCCCGAAAGCAACGAAGAGGAGAACTGCCTCTGCTTCAATTACTTTGAAGGCGGCACGCTCATCAACACCAAGTATCGCAGCGGCCGGAAGCACTTCATGATGGTGAAGGGCGCCGAGCTGATCCCCTACAACATCGACGCCATACTGGACACCCCGGAATGCATCGCCACCGAGGGCGAATTCGACGCCGCCGCCTTCATGACCGCCGGCCGGAAGGATGTCATCTCCGTGCCCGCCAGCGCACAAAGCAACCTCAACTGGATGGATCGCTTCGTAGAAAGCCACTTCGAACCCAAGAAGCTCATCTACATCGCCGTCGACGAGGACAGCTCCGGACGGTTGCTGAGCCAGGAACTGGTGCGGCGCCTCGGATCGGACCGTTGCCGCCTGGTGCACTTCGGTCCCGAATGTAAAGACGCCAACGAGCACCTGATAAAGTATGGCGCGGAAAGTCTGCTCATTACGCTGGAACAGGCTGAAGAAATCCCGCTGGAGGGCGTCTTTACCGCCGAAGACCGTCAGGAGCCTCTCCGCACGCTCTTCGAAAACGGGCTGCAACGGGGCGCTGAAACGGGCTGGGCCAATCTGGACGAAAACTGCACCTTTGAGACGGGGCGCCTCGCGGTGTGGACGGGACGCACCGGTGAGGGAAAATCGGAATTCATCGACGAACTCGTCCTGCGCCTCTGCCTGCGCCACGAATGGAAAATCGGCTTCTTCAGTCCCGAAAACATGCCGATGGAATACCATCTGGCCAAGCTCGCCGAAAAGCTGACCGGACATCCCTTCCGCCCCGGACCGGGCATGACGGAAGCCCTCTACAACCGGACGACGCGCTGGCTGACGGACAACGTGACGCACATCTTGCCGGACTCGGGAAGTTATACCGTGGACTGCATTCTTGAGAAGGCCCGCCAACTGGTGCGCCGCCGCGGAGTGCGCATCCTTGTCGTCGACCCGCTGAACCGCATCGACCAGCAGCTGGAACCGGGACAAACGGAACTGCAATACATCACCTCGCTGCTGAACAAGCTGAGCCGCTTCGCCCTGCAACACAAGTGCCTCGTTATCCTCGTGGCGCATCCGCGCAAGGTGAACCGCAACACCACCAACGGCGAACTACGGCGGGTGGAGATGAATGACATCAACGGTTCCGCCAACTTCGGCAATATGGCCGACTTCTGCTTTACCGTAGACCGGAATGACGCGAAAGAAATCGTCACCATCTACATCGACAAAGTGAGGTTTAAGCATCTGGGCAGCGCCAACACCTGCGCCAAGTTCGTCTACAACCGCATCAACGGGCGTTACTGGCCCTGCGAGGAGGATATCGTGCACCGTGCCGATGGTGACAAACCGGGACCGGTGAACACAGTGTTCGACAATGAAAATTGGTTGAAAAACATTACAGAAGAAAGTTGTCTATTTGATTAA
- a CDS encoding glycosyltransferase family 2 protein, with product MVSIITVNYNGLTDTCEMIASFRKYETYPYEIIVVDNGSRNPEADEIKTHHPEVKVVQNTNTGFAGGNNTGLKVAEGSYLFFLNNDTIIKGPILETLIHRLEAAPENGGVSPMLKYSYAPDTLQYAGFTPFSHITLRNSAIGFNEKEQPCYQTARETASLHGAAMMIRRDVLQRVGPMTEIYFLFYEEFDWSAQLHRAGYKLWYEPKAVVYHKESMTAKKGTPLREFYLSRARILYARRNITGSEKILSCLYIAFIAAPKKAVIYLLHGKFQLAAAVIRGTFYGLISSKQ from the coding sequence ATGGTCTCCATCATCACCGTTAACTACAACGGCCTTACCGACACTTGCGAAATGATCGCCTCATTTCGTAAATACGAAACATATCCCTATGAAATAATTGTAGTGGACAACGGCTCCCGTAATCCCGAAGCTGACGAAATCAAAACGCACCACCCCGAAGTAAAAGTCGTGCAAAACACCAACACCGGATTTGCCGGAGGCAACAATACAGGATTAAAAGTTGCCGAAGGCAGCTACCTGTTTTTCCTCAACAACGACACAATAATTAAAGGCCCGATACTGGAAACTCTCATCCACCGCTTGGAAGCAGCTCCGGAAAACGGCGGCGTCTCCCCTATGCTGAAATACAGCTATGCGCCCGACACATTACAATATGCTGGTTTCACTCCATTCTCACACATCACGCTACGGAATTCCGCCATAGGCTTCAATGAAAAAGAACAACCTTGCTATCAGACAGCACGCGAAACCGCCTCCCTACATGGTGCCGCCATGATGATACGCCGCGATGTTCTGCAACGAGTAGGTCCAATGACGGAAATTTATTTTCTGTTCTACGAAGAATTTGACTGGTCAGCGCAACTGCACCGGGCCGGATACAAATTATGGTACGAACCGAAGGCCGTAGTCTATCATAAAGAAAGCATGACTGCCAAGAAAGGAACTCCTTTAAGAGAATTCTATCTTTCACGCGCCCGCATCCTGTACGCCCGACGAAATATAACGGGAAGTGAAAAGATCCTGTCCTGCCTATACATTGCTTTTATCGCCGCACCTAAAAAAGCGGTGATCTATCTGCTACACGGAAAATTTCAGCTGGCAGCGGCCGTTATTCGTGGAACTTTTTACGGACTTATTTCATCAAAACAATAA
- a CDS encoding class I SAM-dependent methyltransferase, whose protein sequence is MRKRIPHTRYDLKIRKSDKVVEIGSGHNPSHRANVIVEKFINDNYHRSGDIKIYPHQVFVNADGEHLPFKDKEFDYIICNQVLEHAEDPVQFIKEHCRVAKRGYIETPSLLGEFLFPKKSHKWAILSIDGKLILFEKSQMPHYMHDYGMLFLNYLPYQSLTYKILQLSEPQLAVNRYEWEDDIDFIVNPTDEYYRSFFIQPWTKEMVEKIFPRSNTLKEFRKLMKGIWYLIKYEMRKLAPRKKLLTLEEYRQLKKIENL, encoded by the coding sequence ATGAGAAAACGTATACCTCATACAAGGTATGATTTAAAAATTCGCAAAAGTGATAAAGTTGTCGAAATTGGTTCAGGTCATAATCCATCTCACCGTGCTAATGTCATTGTTGAAAAGTTTATCAATGACAATTACCATCGAAGTGGCGATATTAAGATATATCCGCACCAAGTCTTTGTCAATGCAGATGGAGAGCATCTTCCTTTTAAAGACAAAGAATTTGACTATATCATTTGTAACCAGGTTCTTGAGCATGCGGAAGATCCAGTACAGTTTATAAAAGAGCATTGCCGTGTTGCTAAACGCGGATATATAGAAACTCCAAGTTTATTAGGAGAATTTCTTTTTCCAAAAAAATCGCATAAATGGGCGATATTGTCAATAGATGGAAAGCTAATACTCTTTGAGAAATCTCAAATGCCCCACTATATGCATGATTACGGAATGTTGTTTCTCAACTATCTTCCATATCAATCTTTAACCTATAAAATTCTTCAACTATCTGAGCCGCAATTAGCAGTCAATCGCTACGAATGGGAAGACGATATTGATTTCATTGTCAATCCAACAGACGAATACTATCGTTCTTTTTTCATCCAACCATGGACCAAGGAAATGGTAGAGAAGATTTTTCCACGTAGCAATACTTTGAAAGAGTTTAGGAAATTAATGAAAGGAATATGGTATCTCATTAAATATGAAATGCGTAAATTAGCACCTCGCAAAAAGTTGCTCACATTGGAAGAATATAGGCAATTAAAGAAAATTGAAAATTTATAA
- a CDS encoding glycosyltransferase family 2 protein yields MMNLNILQSMPSPKVSVIIPIYNTANYLREALDSICNQKLIELEIILINDGSTDDSQEIIEEYTARDTRIQYHIQPNQGQGVARNHGMQYATGQYIYFMDSDDILDTTALQECFNICESNNLDFAFFDADVITETKTQHIPEYSRVKKLNSKIWNGIDLLTYELEQHIFRISVCLCFVRKSFLEKFFQGFPPGVIHEDHIFAMQIHLNAQRVFYIPKPFFKRRVRPNSTMTNRFNMRNIEGYTTVCNIVSNMTLQDPKWDSIIKVYLKQTLNAVIWAGHEMTFLEKIEAACRFRRLKLSKYITFRNWIVFWIKK; encoded by the coding sequence ATGATGAACCTAAATATACTACAATCTATGCCGAGCCCCAAAGTTTCAGTCATTATCCCTATATATAATACTGCTAATTATTTACGTGAAGCATTAGACAGTATTTGCAATCAAAAACTAATCGAATTAGAAATCATTCTTATCAATGATGGTTCTACTGATGACAGTCAAGAAATTATTGAAGAATACACTGCACGAGATACTAGGATACAATATCATATACAACCGAACCAAGGACAAGGTGTAGCACGTAATCATGGCATGCAATATGCTACCGGACAATACATTTATTTTATGGATAGTGACGATATATTAGATACAACAGCTCTACAAGAATGCTTCAATATATGTGAGTCAAACAATTTAGATTTTGCTTTTTTTGATGCAGATGTTATTACAGAGACTAAGACACAACATATACCTGAATACAGTAGAGTGAAGAAGCTAAATAGCAAAATTTGGAATGGAATTGATTTACTAACTTACGAATTGGAACAACATATATTTCGTATTTCTGTATGCTTATGCTTTGTAAGAAAATCTTTTTTAGAAAAGTTTTTCCAAGGATTCCCACCTGGAGTTATTCATGAAGACCATATTTTTGCCATGCAAATTCATTTAAATGCTCAGAGAGTATTTTATATACCTAAGCCATTTTTTAAACGCAGAGTACGTCCTAATTCTACAATGACGAATCGTTTCAATATGCGAAACATAGAAGGTTATACTACGGTTTGTAATATAGTATCCAATATGACTCTACAGGATCCAAAATGGGACTCAATCATAAAAGTGTATTTAAAACAAACTCTCAATGCTGTCATATGGGCAGGGCACGAAATGACGTTTTTAGAAAAAATAGAAGCTGCCTGTCGCTTCCGTAGATTAAAATTATCTAAATACATCACGTTCAGAAATTGGATAGTATTTTGGATAAAAAAATAA
- a CDS encoding lipopolysaccharide biosynthesis protein: protein MVSIKQQMLSGVFYTAVAKYSSIIISLIVMAVLARLLHPDDFGVIAVATVIINFFNIFTNIGFSSAIIQNKELTSRDINNIYMFTIWLGILLSILFFLSAWSIASYYNDERLISICQLLSISLFFSAIAIVPNTLFYKNKKFKFIAYRTFLIQLIIGIFSIIAALSGVGLYTLIIQPILSSILIFCVSLKKYPQKIQWVIGIKSVKKIWNYSIYQFLFNVVNYFTRNLDKLLIGKYMGMNPLGYYEKSYRLMMLPLQNITYVITPVMHPILSDYQNDMKKLAYSHERITRLLAFIGFPLSLALFFCSEELVLCIFGNQWLPSIPVFKILSLTVGIQLVLSSSGPFYQAGNDTRGLLICGIFSAMVSVCAILIGIFYFDSLEATAWCILIAFCLNFIQCYWQLYHFMFRRNLSFFYHQLISPITLSFIIGCILYFTSLLIGECNLIMSLSLKSILSLLIWGIYIQFTQEYDIASKIKNILLKSNK from the coding sequence ATGGTAAGTATTAAACAGCAAATGCTTTCTGGCGTCTTTTACACCGCGGTCGCCAAATATTCAAGTATCATTATTTCCTTGATAGTGATGGCTGTTTTAGCCCGTTTATTACATCCAGATGACTTCGGCGTCATAGCAGTGGCAACGGTTATCATTAATTTTTTCAACATTTTTACCAATATAGGTTTCTCCTCTGCCATTATACAAAATAAAGAACTTACTTCTAGAGACATAAATAATATCTACATGTTTACTATTTGGCTAGGAATTCTTTTAAGCATATTATTCTTTCTATCTGCATGGAGTATTGCCTCTTACTATAATGACGAGCGGCTCATCTCTATATGCCAATTGCTATCAATCAGCCTATTCTTTTCTGCTATTGCCATTGTTCCGAATACATTATTTTATAAAAACAAAAAGTTTAAGTTTATAGCTTATCGAACTTTCCTCATACAACTCATTATTGGTATATTCTCTATTATTGCTGCTTTATCAGGAGTTGGCTTATACACATTAATTATACAACCAATTCTATCCAGTATTCTTATATTCTGTGTTTCACTAAAAAAATATCCCCAAAAAATACAATGGGTCATAGGTATAAAAAGTGTAAAAAAAATATGGAATTATTCTATATATCAGTTTTTATTCAATGTAGTCAATTATTTCACCCGCAATCTAGACAAGCTTCTCATCGGTAAATATATGGGGATGAACCCGTTAGGTTATTATGAAAAATCTTACCGATTAATGATGTTACCTTTACAAAACATAACATATGTCATTACTCCTGTTATGCACCCTATCCTTAGTGATTATCAAAATGACATGAAAAAACTTGCCTATTCCCACGAACGTATTACACGTTTATTAGCATTCATTGGATTTCCACTCAGCTTAGCACTTTTTTTCTGTTCAGAGGAACTGGTACTATGTATTTTTGGAAATCAATGGCTCCCTTCCATTCCTGTTTTCAAAATTCTATCACTTACAGTCGGTATTCAATTAGTATTATCTTCTTCAGGCCCATTCTACCAAGCAGGTAATGATACTCGGGGATTATTAATATGCGGTATATTTTCTGCAATGGTGAGTGTTTGTGCTATTTTAATTGGTATATTTTACTTTGATTCATTAGAAGCTACCGCTTGGTGCATATTGATTGCTTTCTGTCTGAATTTCATACAATGCTATTGGCAATTGTACCATTTCATGTTCCGTCGAAACCTAAGTTTCTTCTATCACCAACTAATCTCTCCCATCACTTTAAGTTTCATTATTGGTTGTATATTATACTTCACCTCATTATTGATAGGAGAATGTAATCTTATTATGTCATTATCCTTAAAATCTATTTTATCTTTATTGATATGGGGAATATATATACAATTTACTCAAGAATATGACATTGCTTCTAAGATCAAAAACATTTTATTAAAATCCAATAAATGA
- a CDS encoding glycosyltransferase family 1 protein: MNVLFLIFHGFQEYNGISKKIKYQIHALIQCGMNVNTCYYNLSSNGHRQWLVNDKVIADLGIGVQAKIKKRIDFSAISQYAIENNINWIYIRYYHNANPFTIHLVKELKKNGIRIVLEIPTYPYDQEFNRLSRRFILYIDKLFRHRFCKYIDAIVTYSNDTKIFGQRTIRISNGIDFANIPLRKETHDLSQELHLIGVAEIHFWHGFDRLIQGLGLYYKKHPKYKVYFHLVGNMAGKQEKDKIMSLIQEYGLASYVILHGAKHGEELNELFNHADFAIGSLGRHRSGIYNIKTLKNREYAARGFSFIYSETDDDFDLMPYILKAPADETPIDISLIINFCHSKIILPQEIRSSIKHLSWREQMKKVCEDEIFQKYPKL, encoded by the coding sequence ATGAATGTATTATTTCTGATCTTCCACGGGTTCCAAGAATATAATGGAATCAGCAAAAAAATCAAATACCAAATACATGCCCTTATACAATGTGGCATGAATGTGAATACTTGTTATTATAACTTATCCTCCAATGGGCATCGGCAATGGTTAGTTAATGATAAAGTAATTGCTGATTTAGGTATTGGAGTACAAGCAAAAATAAAAAAACGTATTGACTTTAGTGCTATTAGCCAATACGCCATAGAAAATAATATAAACTGGATATACATACGATACTATCATAACGCAAATCCTTTTACTATTCACTTAGTAAAAGAACTCAAAAAGAATGGTATCAGAATAGTTTTAGAAATCCCCACTTACCCTTATGATCAGGAATTTAATCGTTTAAGTCGAAGGTTCATTCTCTATATAGACAAACTTTTCAGACATCGTTTTTGTAAATATATAGACGCCATTGTAACATATTCCAACGACACGAAAATTTTCGGACAACGTACTATACGTATTTCCAATGGCATTGATTTTGCTAATATACCACTACGAAAAGAAACACATGATCTTAGCCAGGAACTGCATTTAATAGGAGTTGCTGAAATACATTTTTGGCATGGATTCGACCGCCTAATCCAAGGTTTAGGGTTATATTATAAAAAGCATCCTAAATATAAAGTTTATTTTCATCTTGTAGGTAACATGGCAGGAAAGCAGGAAAAAGATAAAATAATGTCCCTTATACAAGAATACGGATTAGCCTCCTATGTTATATTACATGGGGCCAAACATGGAGAAGAGTTAAATGAACTTTTCAATCATGCAGACTTTGCTATTGGAAGCTTGGGACGTCATCGTAGTGGAATATACAATATAAAAACTTTAAAGAATAGAGAATACGCTGCACGAGGATTTTCATTCATCTATTCAGAAACAGATGATGACTTTGATCTCATGCCTTACATTTTAAAAGCTCCTGCTGATGAAACCCCTATAGATATTTCACTGATAATTAATTTTTGTCACTCAAAAATAATATTACCGCAAGAAATCAGAAGTTCTATCAAACATTTATCTTGGAGAGAACAAATGAAAAAAGTATGTGAAGATGAAATTTTTCAAAAATACCCCAAATTATAA